A genomic segment from Diadema setosum chromosome 11, eeDiaSeto1, whole genome shotgun sequence encodes:
- the LOC140234829 gene encoding uncharacterized protein yields the protein MHTLVCAALYLFTFLWIGGIFSSELIGTRKQQVLSEGHCCLSNSGEGTCADCTKRNLTTVPGDLPNDTVILNLSHNWISELFHNSFHGHGNLLRLNVAYNRLIQIENGTFSSLKHLQVLNLSYNRLTEFQGGWFHAKINLETLPLTQTNLTSMPRATSAESPKLTQLTLSANRIQSLHFDPLSRWDNISIDLSENNLSSIQKHDFLPLKNCLLSSLVLSRNKRLHHLGPMVFSGLPFVSSILLHRNSIKKLEVLAFMGKANITTLSLHNSSIEEIIPVNKSAYNFSFPNIKIVDLTGNAIQRIPEFAFWGLNQMHTLIVRENRVCSIQNTSFCSLDDLQVLDLSKNHITSLPSGAFHCNKHLLELLLSDNKIMRLHSASFKELISLLHLNLSYNLLESSQDKFPSMPSLVNLDLCYNKMTRLTKNLFRGLSRLQYLNMSNNDIESDFNSAFASTRKMKELVLTYEKNLDLHEDFRTLDKLQKLNLSHSPLTMNSTDQFHGTASLTMLDMSFTNLQSKHLFDSSKRSSLFLGLKSLEQLLLQGNNFLNKMVPGTFHPLSKLKILDISKSKIKVIKAKLFDRLTHLTSLRLHGNQLVELNTQILCGLQQLRSLFVQDNLIQSIPVALFNSTPNLSKIFMSQNHVSTVVPGTVFPRNVEIDLSNNPILCSCELAWFRTLLDTNNIALVHANKTVCGRTSTMGAANKPLLQFHPEELCTVSLAMPIVTTFLVLIVLSLLCVLAYRKRWWLRNKVCLMKMAIRGYEDLEEHNADSYQYQLNVMFNDADAEWINGTMKPAMEERFPYFRNVLWADSYLNTGMHYVDAIYNAMEISYKTILVLSNQSVADTWFTSKVRMALEHLNETRLDRVTLIFLEEISDDQLPYLVRLLLNANRATLMWAKNTDRQDLFWEQFRHRHVREEFNYIPIESC from the coding sequence ATGCATACCCTAGTTTGTGCTGCACTCTACCTCTTCACGTTTCTATGGATAGGAGGCATATTTTCATCAGAACTGATCGgaacaagaaaacaacaagtGCTCAGCGAAGGTCACTGTTGTCTCAGTAACAGTGGAGAAGGTACTTGTGCTGACTGCACAAAACGAAACTTGACAACAGTTCCTGGGGACCTTCCGaatgacactgtcattttgaatCTATCACACAACTGGATATCAGAACTTTTCCACAATTCCTTTCATGGCCATGGAAATCTTCTGAGGCTAAATGTGGCATATAACCGGCTCATCCAAATTGAAAATGGCACCTTCTCCTCTCTTAAACATCTACAAGTACTGAATTTATCATACAACAGGTTAACTGAATTTCAAGGTGGATGGTTTCATGCAAAAATCAATCTTGAAACTCTTCCTCTCACACAGACCAATTTGACATCAATGCCAAGAGCAACCAGTGCAGAGTCGCCAAAGCTAACACAACTTACTCTTTCAGCAAACAGGATACAGTCCCTCCATTTTGATCCTTTATCTAGATGGGACAATATATCCATTGATTTGTCGGAAAACAACCTGTCATCCATCCAAAAGCACGACTTTCTACCTCTGAAGAATTGTTTATTGTCATCTTTAGTCCTGAGTAGAAACAAGCGGCTTCACCATCTAGGACCAATGGTATTCTCTGGACTTCCTTTTGTCAGCAGCATTTTGCTCCACAGAAACAGCATTAAAAAATTGGAGGTCCTGGCATTCATGGGCAAAGCAAATATCACAACATTATCCCTACACAACTCTTCCATCGAGGAAATAATCCCTGTCAATAAGTCAGCATACAACTTCAGTTTTCCAAACATCAAGATTGTTGATTTGACAGGCAATGCCATTCAGAGAATTCCTGAGTTTGCATTTTGGGGACTGAATCAGATGCACACTCTCATTGTCAGGGAAAATAGAGTTTGCAGTATCCAAAATACATCTTTCTGTTCACTCGATGATTTGCAGGTTCTTGACCTATCAAAGAATCATATCACATCTCTGCCAAGTGGTGCCTTTCATTGCAATAAACATCTCCTTGAACTGCTGCTATCTGACAACAAGATAATGAGACTACATTCTGCTTCTTTTAAGGAGTTGATTTCATTACTCCATCTGAACCTATCTTACAACTTATTAGAAAGCAGTCAAGACAAGTTCCCTTCTATGCCATCCCTTGTCAATCTTGACCTTTGCTATAACAAAATGACAAGACTAACAAAAAATCTATTTCGGGGACTTTCTCGTTTGCAGTATCTTAACATGTCTAACAATGATATTGAATCTGACTTCAATTCAGCATTTGCCAGCACACGGAAGATGAAAGAACTGGTTCTTACATATGAGAAAAATCTAGATCTACATGAAGACTTTCGCACCTTGGACAAACTGCAAAAACTTAATCTATCCCATTCACCTCTGACAATGAATTCAACAGATCAATTTCATGGTACTGCATCCCTCACAATGCTTGACATGAGCTTCACCAATCTGCAAAGTAAACATCTGTTTGACAGTTCTAAACGATCTTCCTTGTTCTTGGGCCTGAAATCTTTGGAACAACTCCTTTTGCAAGGCAACAACTTTCTAAACAAAATGGTGCCTGGTACATTTCATCCACTGAGTAAACTCAAGATATTGGATATTTCCAAGTCTAAAATAAAGGTCATCAAAGCAAAACTGTTTGATCGCCTGACTCATCTCACAAGCTTGCGTTTGCATGGCAACCAACTCGTAGAATTGAACACACAAATACTTTGTGGCCTGCAACAACTTCGTTCTCTTTTTGTTCAAGACAATTTGATACAGTCTATTCCGGTCGCACTGTTCAACAGCACGCCTaatctttcaaaaatatttatgtCGCAAAATCATGTGAGTACTGTGGTTCCAGGCACAGTATTCCCCAGAAATGTGGAAATTGATCTGTCAAACAATCCAATTCTCTGCTCCTGTGAGTTGGCATGGTTCAGAACTCTGCTGGACACCAACAACATTGCACTTGTGCATGCTAACAAGACTGTTTGTGGAAGGACATCCACGATGGGTGCTGCCAACAAACCCCTCCTGCAGTTTCATCCTGAGGAGCTTTGCACTGTGAGTCTGGCCATGCCTATTGTGACAACATTTCTGGTACTCATAGTACTATCACTCCTTTGTGTGCTTGCTTACCGCAAGCGATGGTGGCTGAGGAACAAGGTCTGCCTCATGAAAATGGCCATTCGCGGATATGAGGACCTTGAGGAGCACAACGCCGACAGTTACCAATACCAGCTCAATGTCATGTTCAACGATGCTGATGCAGAATGGATCAATGGCACCATGAAGCCTGCTATGGAAGAGAGGTTTCCATACTTCAGAAACGTCCTGTGGGCTGACAGCTATCTGAATACTGGCATGCACTATGTGGACGCCATATACAATGCCATGGAAATCAGTTACAAGACCATTCTGGTGCTAAGCAACCAATCAGTGGCAGACACGTGGTTCACGTCCAAGGTGCGGATGGCTCTGGAACACCTTAACGAGACCAGATTAGACAGAGTCACACTGATTTTCCTTGAGGAAATCTCAGACGATCAACTCCCCTATCTGGTACGACTTCTCCTGAATGCCAACAGAGCTACCTTGATGTGGGCTAAGAATACGGACAGGCAAGATTTGTTCTGGGAGCAATTTCGACACAGGCATGTACGAGAGGAATTCAATTACATACCAATTGAATCATGCTGA